The following are encoded together in the Triticum dicoccoides isolate Atlit2015 ecotype Zavitan chromosome 6B, WEW_v2.0, whole genome shotgun sequence genome:
- the LOC119325970 gene encoding protein DETOXIFICATION 49-like, whose translation MSPCSGSTVTVSYRHGEHAGDGITASLLPKAEVVVPMEELPPVLTCKPPGRLATAVKEAWSVSLSLAFPMLPSMSAAAAGEEARSILGLAMPMILTGLLLYLRSMISMLFLGRLGGLALAGGSLAIGFANITGYSVLSGLAMGMEPICGQAFGAGHYELLGVTMQRTVLLLVAAAVPIGGLWMHMRPLLLLCGQDVGIAAVAETYILASLPDLLLQAFLHPVRIYLRTQSINLPLTVCAALAIALHLPINYVLVSVLGHGIRGVALASVLANLNFLLLLLGYVLYKGVHKRTGGFAFSAESFRGWGELVSLALPSCVSVCLEWWWYEIMILLCGLLANPQATVASMGILIQTTSLIYIFPSSLGFGVSTRVSNELGANRAERAGRAATVGLMLGFAFGGAASAFAYLVRGSWAAMFTADPAIITLTASVLPILGACELGNCPQTAGCGVLRGSARPKDAASINLRSFYLVGAPVALVLAFWYHYDFQGLWLGLLAAQAACMVRMLLAIGRTDWAAEAKRAQQLTGAGAVTVAVDTKPSSGKGIHIVRVAAGGGDENYGLLIDVVIEQPNDQC comes from the coding sequence ATGTCGCCCTGCTCCGGCTCCACGGTCACCGTGTCGTACCGACATGGTGAGCATGCGGGCGATGGCATCACGGCCTCTTTGCTCCCCAAGGCTGAGGTGGTCGTGCCCATGGAGGAGCTGCCGCCGGTGCTCACTTGCAAGCCGCCAGGTCGGCTTGCCACAGCGGTAAAGGAAGCCTGGTCCGTTTCTTTGTCCTTGGCATTTCCCATGCTGCCGTCGATGTCGGCCGCCGCGGCTGGGGAGGAGGCGCGGTCCATACTGGGCCTCGCGATGCCCATGATCCTCACGGGGCTGCTGCTCTACCTCCGGTCCATGATTTCGATGCTCTTCCTCGGCCGCCTCGGGGGCCTGGCACTCGCCGGCGGGTCACTCGCCATCGGCTTCGCCAACATCACCGGCTACTCCGTGCTATCTGGCCTCGCCATGGGTATGGAGCCCATCTGTGGGCAGGCCTTCGGCGCAGGCCATTACGAGCTCCTCGGTGTCACCATGCAGCGCACCGTGCTGCTGCTCGTCGCGGCCGCTGTTCCCATCGGCGGGCTGTGGATGCATATGCGACCTCTGCTTTTGCTCTGCGGCCAGGACGTCGGCATCGCAGCGGTCGCTGAGACCTACATTCTTGCCTCCTTGCCGGACCTCCTCCTCCAGGCGTTCCTCCACCCCGTCCGCATCTACCTCCGGACGCAATCCATCAACCTGCCGCTCACCGTGTGCGCCGCGCTCGCCATTGCACTCCACCTGCCCATCAACTACGTGCTCGTCTCCGTCCTGGGACATGGCATCAGGGGGGTGGCATTGGCATCTGTGCTCGCCAATCTAAACTTTCTCCTCCTACTCCTTGGTTACGTATTGTACAAGGGAGTGCACAAGCGCACCGGCGGCTTTGCGTTCTCGGCCGAGAGCTTCCGTGGCTGGGGAGAGCTCGTAAGCCTCGCCCTGCCGAGCTGCGTCAGCGTCTGCCTGGAGTGGTGGTGGTACGAGATCATGATCCTCCTGTGCGGCCTGCTCGCCAACCCACAGGCCACTGTGGCCTCCATGGGAATCTTGATCCAGACGACATCACTCATCTACATCTTCCCTTCCTCGCTTGGCTTCGGCGTCTCCACTCGCGTCAGCAACGAACTCGGCGCAAACCGTGCCGAGCGCGCGGGCCGTGCCGCCACGGTGGGTCTCATGCTCGGGTTCGCGTTCGGCGGCGCGGCGTCGGCGTTCGCGTACCTGGTGCGGGGCTCGTGGGCTGCCATGTTCACGGCGGACCCAGCGATCATCACGCTCACCGCGTCCGTGCTGCCGATCCTGGGAGCATGCGAGCTCGGCAACTGTCCGCAGACGGCGGGGTGCGGCGTGCTGCGGGGCAGCGCGCGGCCCAAGGACGCCGCCAGCATCAACCTCCGGTCGTTCTACCTCGTCGGCGCGCCGGTGGCGCTCGTCCTCGCGTTCTGGTACCACTATGACTTCCAGGGCCTGTGGCTCGGCCTCCTCGCGGCGCAGGCCGCCTGCATGGTGCGCATGCTGCTGGCCATCGGGCGGACGGATTGGGCTGCGGAGGCCAAGCGCGCGCAGCAGCTCACCGGAGCAGGCGCGGTAACGGTGGCAGTGGACACAAAACCGAGCAGCGGCAAAGGCATTCACATCGTGAGAgtcgcggccggcggcggcgatgaGAACTACGGGCTGCTTATCGATGTTGTCATCGAGCAACCAAACGATCAGTGCTGA